From Bacillus solimangrovi, the proteins below share one genomic window:
- a CDS encoding LysR family transcriptional regulator, producing MVSSEFRILVILSEEMNMRKAAERLYVSQPALSQRLQSIEKSWGTKIFLRSQRGLTVTPEGEQIIQFAKEIVGREEQVKEQITSLHSEVHGTLKLAVASIVGQYWLPAVLKDFVKLYPHVKISLVTGWSSEMLRHMYEDHVHLGIIRGRPEWKGKKVHLLSDKLYLVDTEIQNLEQVKETSKPYILFRSDSTYYQEIQDWWHRQIQTTPKRTIVVDQIETCKQMVLNGIGYAILPEVTLTEHDDQVYRIPIYGEDEQQMQRDTWLLGYDAVFELKQVKAFIEFIQRAISANE from the coding sequence ATGGTTTCTTCTGAATTTCGTATTTTAGTAATCTTGTCTGAAGAAATGAATATGCGTAAAGCAGCAGAAAGGTTATATGTGTCTCAACCTGCATTGAGTCAGCGGCTCCAATCAATTGAGAAATCTTGGGGTACGAAGATTTTTTTGCGTTCTCAACGTGGTTTAACGGTTACGCCTGAAGGGGAGCAAATTATACAATTTGCAAAGGAAATTGTTGGGCGTGAAGAGCAGGTGAAAGAGCAAATTACATCACTTCATTCTGAGGTACATGGCACATTGAAATTAGCTGTTGCTTCGATAGTTGGCCAATATTGGTTGCCAGCAGTATTAAAAGACTTTGTAAAATTATATCCACATGTAAAAATATCACTCGTTACTGGTTGGAGTAGTGAAATGTTACGTCACATGTATGAAGACCATGTCCATCTTGGTATCATTCGTGGACGTCCTGAATGGAAAGGAAAGAAAGTACATCTTCTATCAGATAAGCTTTATTTAGTGGATACTGAAATTCAGAATTTAGAGCAAGTGAAGGAAACATCAAAACCATACATACTGTTTCGAAGTGACTCAACTTATTATCAAGAAATTCAAGATTGGTGGCATCGGCAAATTCAAACGACACCAAAACGAACAATCGTCGTTGATCAAATTGAAACGTGTAAACAAATGGTGCTTAATGGAATAGGTTATGCGATTTTACCAGAGGTAACGTTAACTGAACATGATGACCAAGTTTATCGGATTCCAATTTATGGTGAAGATGAACAGCAGATGCAACGTGATACGTGGTTACTCGGTTATGATGCAGTGTTTGAATTAAAACAAGTGAAGGCTTTCATTGAATTCATTCAACGAGCAATTTCAGCAAACGAATGA